GAGGCACAGCTGCTGGGGGATATGAAATGCAACATCGTCGGACGAGCACAGGCACTGCTCCTGGTGTGGCTGGGTTCGGTGCTGGTGAAGGATTTGCTCGGTCGGTTGGAGTCGATCAACAACAAGGATACGGACAACAACAGGGTTATAACCAAGGCTACAACCAGTCATATGGACAAGCTTACAGCCAACAGGGATATCCCCAGGATAGTTATAACACAGGCTACGGACAAGGATATGGCGCGAACCAGcagggttacaacaacgcaagTTATAATAATACATCACCACCACGGAGCTATGCTCTGGCCCAGGAACAACCAGCACAGGGTGGTCGTGCCCCCGTGCACGCGCAAATGATGATGCCTGAGGCTACGCGACACAGTTACAACAGCGTTGGAGCGTTTAGGCAGAGTCCTTCGTACGGGGAGGCTCATCCAGGTGAACAAGTTCAATACGCGCATGCGGAGCTGGAGTCTTCAGGGCAAGATGGTCGGTACCCTGTCGCCCCCAGGATCTCCGAAGACGCCTACGGCGGATATTTGCCGTATGACGAGCCGGGGCCAAGCACGAGCCAAGCCCAGTCACATTCAACCAACCCCCCTGCTTATGTTGCTGGGCCAAGCAACGCAGGTGCCATAGGGGATCAAAAAGTTGGAAGAGCCCCCAGTGGAAGAAGCCATGAGACGAGGTACTCCCAGGAGGATGACGAAAGTGATGATGAACCGACGAGGAGGGTTCTCAAGGTTAGTTTCAAATTCACTCCGGATCTCAACCAGCATTGACGGCGTTGAGCAGGTCGCAAACGAGTGACGAGTTACTGCTCTTGCCCTGACAAAATTTGTACTCGTACGACGCTTGTTTGCCCTATACCTTCCTTGTTATACCTGTCTTTGACCTTGTCTTTCGTTTTCGGGCCCAATAAACTTGTTTGATTTTGTTTCTAATTGAGCTCGTGTTTATTTCCCTGTGCTGATTTATAGTTGTAATTTACCTATATGCAGCCTCTGCCTCTGCTCTGCTCCTACTTCCCTTTTCTGCGGCTAGCTCATGTCGCTGTACGGACTCCGTGCCCGCCTGCACCTTTTCACTTTGGATCTTTCGTTGTTGTTATTCCGTTGTGTTTTTTGTCTTAATGCTTACTTTGTGTGTATTCTATGTATGTACACGCTCCGGTATGCCAATTTGGGGTTTAAGGTTGTTTCAAATCTTGGTCTGCGCTCCAGAATAGACCACGCAGTACTCAGCAGGTATGCATGGAGAATTAGTACCCAACAGTAGCAATTGAAAACTGGTGATGAAATGCCGAAACATTGTCAATGAACAAGAGTCCTAGAGAAGTATTACGTAATACGTTTCCTGATGTGGTGGAATATACGACCTATTCGAGGTATCGATCAAAGCGACCAACCGCAAGAACGAAGGCGAATAAAGGGCAGGCACGGTCATCGTGACAAGGGATGATATCTAGGACTAACCTCGTGTCTGAGATTTAGATTTTGTTTGATTTCCAAGGCTGGTTGTATGCTCGGCGCAATTTCCTAGCAACTTGGCACTTGGCAGGCTGGGCCGGTGTTCAAAAAGACCACGCGCTCCTACACGTTACTTCAGTTTCGCTTTCTTTTCTCCTTCACCTACCATGATTTCCAAGGCTGCTGTTCTCGTTGGTGCCACCTTGGCCGTTACTTCTGCCTTTGCGCAGGAGCCATTCACTCCTCTCGCTGAGAAGCGATTCGAGTACACCGCTCTGGTTAGTTGAACACAACTAGATTTTTGTTTCTATGCGCTAATATGCTAAACGTAACTATAGCCTTACAAGGCCGATACTGGCACTGGCGAGCGTGGTACTCAGTTCGGTTATAACATCTGCAACTCGACCACCGAGGGACAGAACTCGCTCTGCCAAACCTCGATGATCAACTCGATCGATGGTGAGTGTGTGCCGAGTCTGGCTCAGCATTACGTTTCTCATACGTCATTTAGACTTTTGCTTATGGGGACCGCCCGAGCCTAATTCCCTCATTGGGGACACTGAAGGTGAAGCTGTTGCTTGGTGCACCAAGCCTGGTCGTGGTACCCGCCTTATCCCGGCTGGTGCTTTGACAGGTGTTCAGTTTATGAGGACTCCTTCCTATGTTCAGGTAGGCGTTTTGCCCTACAAGTGCATATTGTATCAGCCATGCTGACCTGATTGGTCAATCAGGTCACCGGTCGTATCAGGCAAGAGTTGATCAACATTGAGAAGAATGATTCTGGAGGAGAGATGGACCCACACGGAGCTGATCGACGTGGTAACCCTCTTGGTGGATTGTTGTTCTCAAACGCGTTCCCCAGCAACAATGGCAACAACAATACTTACCAGCAAGTAGTCGAATGGCACAAGTAAGCCCTTCTGCTTGATCatccttaagcggcttctgaGTTGATCTCATTTTTTAGCTTCATGGGAGAAGGACTCTTCTGTCTCAAGGCATGCGACCCCACAGACCCCAATGACGACAGGTACTGCGAACACATCTACGATCGTATTGGTTGCTGGCGTAACGCCCCCGCCGCATACGTTGACGGCGCTTTCGAGTCGTGTGAAGGAGAGAATCAGGACTTCCCCGGTATTTATACGGATTCGGCTGGCGTTGTTCAGACATACAGCCAACCCCCCGAGTCGCTCGGCCCGATTACAACCGTCCCTTATGACCCTAAGATCCCTGCATCGTCCAACTGCGTTACCTTCCAGAGTGCTGCGCTCTACACTGGGCTACCCGGTGCAGCCACCCCCTCTAGCAGTGCAGTAACGACCAGTGCCCCTGCCGTTACTGGTAACGGTGCTGGGACACGTGCCGGTGGGACTCCCGCATCCACAACACCTACCGGCGGTGCCAATGTTGGCGCATCGACTAGCGGTGCCGTAGGCTCCTCTGGTTTCACTTTCCTCGCTACTGCCTCTGTCGCTTTCTCCGCTCTCGTTGGCGCTCTCGCCGTCCTTTAAAATGGGTTCCACCAGTTGTATATTTCTCTGTTCCTCATTGACAATTGTCTCTTTTTATTGGCCTCGAACACTTTAGTACATCTTCTCGATGAACTTAACCCACACTCTCTTAGATGGTTCTTTTGTATGCAGCCTGAACATTGCGGTCTGGTTGTCTCGTCTCTTGTCATCTGGTAGCAATCTGTCTTTTTAATATATCATCACTCGACTCATACCCGATTTGTCTTGGGATATTTAATCAACGACTTATGGACAAGTTTGATTAAAATTATTGGTTTACTTTATCTGTGCGTACGACCACCAGAACGCATATATTACCGAAAGGATTTCCGTGGTGACGATGAGTGTTACAATAACAAAAGTTTAAATTTGTAACACGAAACTGAAGATCCTCCACAACAGAAGCCACGGGGCTTGACTCGACCACAACATTCATTCTCCCAAACACGCTCGTTCACAATGCCCGCTAATTACTTGGAGATTCCCTCCGAGGCGCGAGCGCTCAGAAAACATATACAAGACCAGACATTGGCGTATGCAAAGCGCTACATCACCACCGAGTAAGTTTGGTCGATATTAATATAAATGAAGGTTGGGACTGAACGGGCGGGCAGCTATGTACAGTTCACAGAGCAAGGTGTCGCAGAGGTTGTTTGTTATGTTACCAACGTAGACAATTCGTCGCTAACAAGACGGGTTAGATCTTCTCGGCGTGCCTTCATCCCGTGTCTCCGCATGCCCCAACCGACATTTCACTCCCTGTCGATCCGGTAAACAAGCTCCTGGCGAGTCGAGCACAAGACCTCGTACCCTACACCGAAGAGTTCAAACTGTCTGTCGAGGAACAACATGCCGTCAAGGGTGTTTTCGGGCGGGTGTTGGGATTAAAAAAGAGACCGATACCGAGTTTGGAAGGGATGCTGGCTGAGGAGCGTTAGtcccactccattcctttCGAGGCAACCGATTGACTTTTGAGGACAGCAAGCAAGCACAACTCGCCTTTGCGCCCGCTATCTCCTATACTTACTTCCCGAGCACGCAGAGAGACGCCAAGGATACTACAACGTCCTCCGAAACAGGTTTTAGGAATGTTGCCTTCCAATATGGACGAAATACTCGAAAaagcgcgcatacatccggTCAAGGAAGAAAAGATTGTGGATGAAATATTGGATAGAGATCAATATTTGTATGCTGATTTTCCTACTTCCACTAGCGATGAAAAAAGCTGATGAATGTAGGGATTTGGGATACACGATGACTCCTGAAATGATCGAGGAGTTCCGAGAATTAATGGCCCGTCTCCCGACCAAGAACAAAAATGTCTCGCCAGAAGGATACCAAGCATTCCTCAGAGCCGAGTCTCCACTTCCAGAGAGAAATTTTCCCCGAGCAATATCACCACCTCTATTCCCCAGGAGTGAGACTATTGGGCTCGGAGGAAAGGGGAAAGCAGGGACCATCGGGAAAGAGGAATCCTTGAGTGGGCTCTTGGCTACAGTTGGCCCGGTGCTCGTACCTGTCGATAATCATGACTTTAGTTTGGATGGGATAGCACAGGAGAGCATGAAAATGCTTTGCGGGGATATGGGTATGACCTCCCCGTGATTATGATGAATGGCTGATCGATTCCTATGAAAGACCATCTACCCGAGtctccttctccttctccgTCCCATCTCGAGCCCCCAACTCTCCAGTGGTCCTCATCAGATGCGGCCCAACCATCTTCTCCGCACCCTCAAACACCACGACCCTCGCATCCTAGTGAAATGGCATTCCTAGCTAGTTCGCCTCCCGACTCGTACGCAAGGATAACCAAGATTGCAAAATTCGGTACGTTGGGTTTCTGCTTCAGAATAACGGCAGGTGCCGATTCATGCTGCAGACGAAGTCCTGTTCCCAAAGGACCAAATGAGGGGAAGAAAGTTGCCTCCCAAAAACGACCAGCCCAAGTGAATTGCATCCCTTTGATCGAATGTCTGCTGAAGCGTTTGCAGGTTTTCCGAATTTATAGCAGGTCTTAATTGCCCTGTCCCAATCCGTCCTCCTCAACATATCGCTCCATCAATCGCAACAATTCTCGTGCCGGGAACTCCTAGCGCAACCTCACGGAGCGACTCGGTGGTTGGACAACCAAACGATGAAGTCGACGAGCTCGCAGACGACTATTCAGCCGGGATCTTGACCCGGACAGGGTCGAGAAATCCAAGTCGGAGGACCTCGAGGAATTTCAGTCGGAAGGGTTCCAAGCTTAGCAGGGTCGCTTCGACGGTTTCGATCCAAACAGGAAGCCAAGCGAGTGTTCCGTCTGATGTGGATCAGTTGGCAGATGATGATACTCTTGTCGCATGTGTTGTTGAACAATTGACAGAGGGGGTCGGGGATCCATTTGAGTATATTATGAAGGAAAGGTTCGAAGAGAAGGAAATGTTCATGTTGGACGGTGTGTTATGTTCCTTTGCTAATTCGAGAGCTGACATTGACTTGACGCAGTTCCGGACTTGCCTCCTCCAAACGTGCATAAGCGGGATGGCCCACCTATCCCTGCCAACCTTGCAGACACCAGCTCTCAAATCGGACTTTCTCGAGCGGGAGGTATCCAGTCGTTGCAGCTCGAGTTGGATTGGAGGTGCGCTTTGGATGTAGTTGTGCCTTTACTTTGGCTAATGTTTGATAGGGTAACGATACCTGGCGAACGGCCTCCCACTCACGAGCAAGTCGTCAAGGTAGATGCTCCTTATGGAGATGAGACCAAATCCGAAGCAAAAGGGATGATAAAATCCTTTTTGGCGAGGTTGGATCGGGAGCCTGCCGCTGCAGGAGTAttcgaagaggaagaacccgaGGTTGACATGGGTGGAATCCGGGCGAGGGACGACATGAAACTCGTCTTGACCAAAGAAGAGCGGGAGATGTTGTATGGTAGGTGTATATTCGATGTTTGACGGTTGGTGTTAATTTCTATAGGGGCGAGACGGAAACCCCAGCTCGTAGATGACGAACATTTCGATGACTCGATTCCAACCGGTATCCACGAGTCCGTTGCGGAGGAAGGAGCCCCAGTACCTACGCAAACCAGCTTTGTCCCACTTTCATTTGGATCAGAGCGGCCGGAAGAAATTTGGGACATGGATTCACAGCCTATTGAATACGAAGAATCCGATTATCCAGTCCACAAGGTCGCTGGACAAGAAAACGAGCTGGAGTACCAAGAGCATCACACTCTGGAACCGCAAACTCACACAGGATACGAACCAGAGAGTACATGCTATGGCGATTCAGGGGACCAGGGTTACGGTCAACCGAAGGAATATCTCAATGACGAGGACGAGCAGCCGCCCATTTACCAAGACGAACTGGATTCGCAAGTTGCGATCGAGAAAGACCAGACGCAAGGACAGCACCTCGTGGACGATTGGTTTGAAATCCTGGAGCAGACACAGGAGGACCCTCGATCAAACCACCAAGTCGACTACATCGAGGTCGAGGACTCGCCGCCGCCCATTCGCACCCTGTCCAACGACGTTGCTCGCGTACTCGTTCGTCCCGACTCGACCAACCTGGAGATTCCGCTAGAATGGAAAGACGTTCAACCTTCTCATTTGGTCAAACACAAGTTGGCATCGTTTATGCATGTCAGGACGGGAAAGCCTCAGCCTGTTACGGACATGGACGTTCGACCTCGTTCTCTAGAGCCAGAGCCGTATCCTGACCCAGAACGAACAGGGCCGTATCCTATTCCTTCAGATATCCAAGCCATGCTTACCCTCGCACCCAAGGAACTCGAAGACTCTGGACCCGTACGGTATAGGATCGTATGTAGTATGCAAGTCATCCAGAACCGCGCGCTTGTTCAAGCCCTCGAGCATCCAAACGTAAACCTCGAATTAATTGAACGAGGTGGAGAAGTAGCAGGGGTTTTCCCATGGCAAGACACAAGCCCGCCTCTCCATGGAGCCTCGCTCGCAATCGACCCTTGTACCGCAGTGATACTTGTCCCCTTGGCGGATTTACCTTGTCCAGATGCGGTCCCTGCTCTTTCCCGGTTGCTTCAAAGTCTCCTAAGCAGATACGACACCATCTCGCTCGTCCTCGAAGCATATTCCAAGTCCAAGAGCAATATTGAATTGGACCCGTTTACACCGCCTGCTCGAAAGGCACTTGCGTCGGTTCGGCGAGCTGTTGCGCTGATCAATGGGAGTTTGAACAGGGTGGGTGTGAGAGTTGGGATCGCGAGATGCGCAGAAGAGTGTGCGAAGTTGGTACGGCGTGTTGTTTGTCTCGCGGCGCAGGAATGGGACGGCGCATGGGAAGTGTGGGGAACGAGAGAATGGATAGGGGATGAAGAGTTTTTCGTGAGTCCCACCCTATACTCATTTCAATATTTAATTTGATCGACGTTGTTAGGAAGAGCCAGAGCTGAGCTCTGTGCCCGGGATGAACCTATTTGCATCCATCACGATTCTAGCTCAAACGACGATTGATGAGTTGTTGACTATGAGTCCGGAAGAACGAAGTAGGCTGTTTGAGCCCTCTGTCGGTCCTGTGCGAATCGTAAGTGTGCATGTGATTCCGACAAAGAGGGGAGATTGAAGAGTTTCCAGGCTGCGTTAAACGATGCGATCGAGCGGGGTCGGGAGAGAGTCGAGCGGATGGAGGGTGTAGAGTAAAAGGGGGTgaccagtgtagtagtacgagCACAATACCCAAGGAGCAAGTTCTCCGAAATATAAAAGCCAAGCAAGAGACGAGAACGTATTTAGCAAGCGCTATAAGCCTATTAGCGGAAAGGCAACCGAATAGGATCCATCGGTGTAGATCCGGCCCGAAATAGGGGCCAGGAGATAAATGAATGAGGGTCGAGCTAGCACGCAAATGAACACATGAATGACGCGCACTATGCTAcacaaaggtcatgacatacTCTTTCACAAGTCGAACCATGTATGCGTCCGGAGTCCAACACACCCGACGCCCAAATGTCGATAGCCCCAAGCGTAGGAACCTAGTCTAGCGCAGGGGAGGGTCCCTGAAAAGGAAACAAAGTCACGTGCGGTTGACATATTACCATCATCGATGACGCAACGAGGTGTACCTTGTGACCTATTGCGCTTGTCCGAAGTAGGATGGTATTTAATCCTGCTCGGTTTGCCGGGAGGGGGTTGCTCTGTGCTCCTTCATCCTTTCTTTGAAGGTCTCTCTCTAGCTG
The window above is part of the Rhizoctonia solani chromosome 7, complete sequence genome. Proteins encoded here:
- a CDS encoding proteophosphoglycan 5, with product MPANYLEIPSEARALRKHIQDQTLAYAKRYITTDYVQFTEQGVAEVIFSACLHPVSPHAPTDISLPVDPVNKLLASRAQDLVPYTEEFKLSVEEQHAVKGVFGRVLGLKKRPIPSLEGMLAEEPSKHNSPLRPLSPILTSRARRETPRILQRPPKQVLGMLPSNMDEILEKARIHPVKEEKIVDEILDRDQYLDLGYTMTPEMIEEFRELMARLPTKNKNVSPEGYQAFLRAESPLPERNFPRAISPPLFPRSETIGLGGKGKAGTIGKEESLSGLLATVGPVLVPVDNHDFSLDGIAQESMKMLCGDMDHLPESPSPSPSHLEPPTLQWSSSDAAQPSSPHPQTPRPSHPSEMAFLASSPPDSYARITKIAKFDEVLFPKDQMRGRKLPPKNDQPKFSEFIAGLNCPVPIRPPQHIAPSIATILVPGTPSATSRSDSVVGQPNDEVDELADDYSAGILTRTGSRNPSRRTSRNFSRKGSKLSRVASTVSIQTGSQASVPSDVDQLADDDTLVACVVEQLTEGVGDPFEYIMKERFEEKEMFMLDVPDLPPPNVHKRDGPPIPANLADTSSQIGLSRAGGIQSLQLELDWRVTIPGERPPTHEQVVKVDAPYGDETKSEAKGMIKSFLARLDREPAAAGVFEEEEPEVDMGGIRARDDMKLVLTKEEREMLYGARRKPQLVDDEHFDDSIPTGIHESVAEEGAPVPTQTSFVPLSFGSERPEEIWDMDSQPIEYEESDYPVHKVAGQENELEYQEHHTLEPQTHTGYEPESTCYGDSGDQGYGQPKEYLNDEDEQPPIYQDELDSQVAIEKDQTQGQHLVDDWFEILEQTQEDPRSNHQVDYIEVEDSPPPIRTLSNDVARVLVRPDSTNLEIPLEWKDVQPSHLVKHKLASFMHVRTGKPQPVTDMDVRPRSLEPEPYPDPERTGPYPIPSDIQAMLTLAPKELEDSGPVRYRIVCSMQVIQNRALVQALEHPNVNLELIERGGEVAGVFPWQDTSPPLHGASLAIDPCTAVILVPLADLPCPDAVPALSRLLQSLLSRYDTISLVLEAYSKSKSNIELDPFTPPARKALASVRRAVALINGSLNRVGVRVGIARCAEECAKLVRRVVCLAAQEWDGAWEVWGTREWIGDEEFFEEPELSSVPGMNLFASITILAQTTIDELLTMSPEERSRLFEPSVGPVRIAALNDAIERGRERVERMEGVE